The following is a genomic window from Corvus hawaiiensis isolate bCorHaw1 chromosome 5, bCorHaw1.pri.cur, whole genome shotgun sequence.
CTGGggacaaagaagaggaggatgaCAAAAGCTCCCCGGCATCCCAACCCCTCTCTCACCCTCGTCCCCTCACCTCCATCTTTGCTGTGACCCGCCAGCTCCAGTCGCCGCCATGGTCTCCCCCCGGCTGCTTCACGAATTCGGTTCTCAGCACCAGCCCCTCATCGCGGATCTCCTGCACTCCGAAATTCTCCCCGTCGTGCATCAGCCACCCATACCGCGACACGCCGTCGTTCTGCTCGCTCGTGTGCCGCAAGTTGCCGCCGTGTTGGAGCCACATCAGTCCTGGAGGGGCGGGGAGGTGTCAGGGGCAGCTCTCGTGGTGGGAGCGGGGCCGGACGAGCCCCAGGGCGGGGCAGAGCCCCCCGCGCCCCTCACCGGTCACGACAGCGCGCGGGCTCCGCGTCTTCATCCCGAAATAGACGTGAGGCCGGTAAGTGCCCCAAAAGTAGGTGGGCGATGCGAGAGGCCCGGTGGAGCCAGGGGGGACGGCGGGAGGCGCGGGGTGGGGAGTGACGAGGCGGGAGGCTTCGCTCCACCGGTTCCATTcggccgctgccgccgccaGACCCAGCGCcagcgctgccgccgctgctgTAAGCGCCAGCACCGTCCGACCCCAACCGGAGCCTCGAGGTGGCTTTTGTTGTTGCCGCAGCTTCGGGTCCCGCTCCCGGAGCCGCTCCCGGGGCCGTTCCCGGGGTCCatccccgccgcgccgccgccgctcgcccGCCATCAGGGCAGTCGCGCTCGTGACGCCAGCGCTGCGCGACGTGTGGCGAGGCCAATTCCGCGAGCGCCCCCTGGCGGGCGGGAGGAGCACGAGCAGGCTCGGTCCTCCCAAGGACCCCGCGGAACCCAAAGCGGCCCCGAGGGGACAGCGACACCGCAGGGTGTCCCCCGCCAGCCCTGCCACCCAGCCCACGCCCCTCCCGTCCGTTTTGTTATGATCGTTGATCTCTCCCCCAGCCTCTCCGGGAATACCCAAGTGACTCCCATGGACTCCCAGCCTTCCCTAGAACCACCCTGCTATGCACCTGCAGTGTCCCCCAGGAACCCCAAGGGAATCCCACCcttcacccccagcccctccaggacCCCCTAGCCCCACCAGTCTCCCCACAAGAGTTCCAGTTAGATCCTTCCCACCAGCAACTGGTGCCAGCTGGAATCCCAGGCTCACACCCCAGTGATGCCAGACCCCCATCCCCCCGTATCCCACCCACAgacacagccacagccatgGTGTTGCCATGTTTATTCCAGGTCAGCCCTCGGGGCTGTTCCCGACACATGGCAGCCCTGGCACGCGCCAGCGGCGGGCACGGTGCAGCCGCAGGgacagccactgctgctggctgcctgggaaAGGGGATTCGGGACGGGACGGGAGATCGGCCTGCGGAGCTGGCACGGGGGTCCCTGGGATTGGTCCCAGCCCCTCCAGAGGGTCCTGGCCAGGGAGGGGGTCTGTGGATGGTTCCAAGGGGTGAGCACCTTCGTCTGagcctgggaagggatggataGGCTGGGATACCAGATCCTGCTCCCAGTAGGGGTTCTTGTCCCCATGCACCTCCccatccttttctctctccctgtccccatccatccctgcaccccatccctatcccacgctgtcccatcccttccccaccccatctcatcccaatcccacaccacctcatcccatcccactcccaTTTCATCCCCACCGTATCTCATCCTCATCCCactccatcccattcccatctcaTCCCCATACTATCCCATCCCCGCCCtgtctcatcccatcccaccccattcTCAGCCCACCCCGCTCTCACAACAGCGCCGGAGGCCGCTCCAGCCCCGAGGggggccccccagcccccccggCTGTTGCAGGAGGCACCGCACAGCTGCGTCCGTGTGCTGGAAGACGCAGAGGGCCTGCAGCGCCTGCCGGGCCTCGGGAGCCAGCCCGGAGCGCTCTGAGCACACCAGCTCCCGCACCGCCTCGAAGTCCCGCCGGAGCTGCAGGGCACCCTGCAGGCTGGGATGGGGGTCAGGGTGGGCATGGCACCCCTGGAATCCCCACCGGGaccccctggcactgccactaTGCTCTGGGACTACCACGGAGACAACGGCACTGCCATCAGACCCCCAAGACCACCACCGGGACCCCCACAACTGCCCACCAGAACCCCTGGCACTGTCACTAGGACCCCCATTGGGACCCCTGGCACTGTCGCAGGGACTCCAACCTGCCATCGggcctcctgccctgccacgggacccccagcactgccactggaactCCTGAAACTGCCACTGAGATCCCTGGCATTGCCCACTGGGACCCCCCAGCTTGATACTAGGCCCACCAGCCACACCACTGGGACTTCCAGCACTGTCACTAGGACCCCTGCTCTGCCACCAAGACCCCAAGACCACACCGGCACCCCCAGCATTGCCACTGCGACCCCTGGAACTGCCACtgggacccccaggacccccactGGGACCCTTGGCACTGCCCACCGGCTGTGGCTCTGGCTGTGGACCCCCTTCCCCAGTACCTGAACTTGATCCGGCGGGTCAGGATGTGATCCATCCAGGCCTCCAGGAAGGCTGTGGTGACCCGTGCCAGGGTGGGCGCCTGGGCATCGTGAGGCAGGGCCTGGGccccctgcagcacctgccccAGCACCGCCTGCACCGCGGCCGCTGCGTACGCGCTGGGGGAactgggcagctctggggagcaCAGGGACCCCGCTTAGTgaccccccaaagccccccccAAGCACCCCACATCCCCCACACCCACCGGCACGCGGCCCGAGCCGCCAGTGCCGGCCCAGTGGCATGGTCTGGTCGAAGATCTCAGCCGAGAGCCGCTTGCAGCTGGTGGAGAACATCCGCAGCACGTCCCTGGAGAAGAGCTGGGACACGGGGAACatggggtggcacagggtgacACCGGGTGACACGGGGTGACATCCTCATGCTCAGGATCCCCCTCCCGCGGTCCCACCATACCTGGATGCTGTTGGCCATGTCACGGatctgctggcacagctggagctccCACGGGGACCCCGGGCTGGGGAGTGGCTCAAGGGGGCTGTCCCCATGAATGTCCCCTGGCTCCGGGAAGGTCCCGCTCACCTGCACCatcagctgctctgcctctgccttcaGCACCTGGAAGGGAGAGGGTGGAGTGAATCCagcccctccgtgtccccccagAGCCCCGTAACCCCTGTGCCCCGTACCTGCAGGTCTCCCTGGGTGACCAGCAGGAACTGAGGCAGCGCCCAGGCCGCCAGGTACCGCCCGGCCCGGCCAGTCAGCCACGCGTGGGcagccgccaccgccgccaggcACCggcccagcacctgcagccgcAGGCAGAGACCCCCggggggggctgtgggtgggggTCAGCATAGAGAGGACCCCTAGACCCACCTGTCCTCCCCGGACCCCTCTCACCGTGCGGGCGGGtgggcagcaggcacagacagCGCAGGGCCAGTGCCACAGCTGGGAAgaggcactggagctgctgggccGTGCGGCTGCACCCTGGCCCCGGGGGCCCTTCTGGGACCTCCAAGCACTTGTCTGACAGCCCTGAGCCCAGAGCACGGGTAAAATCTGCAGGAGAAACAGTCAGAAGGCCCTAACATCCCCCACTTGCACCCCACACCCCACCCCATATCCCACATCCAACACTTCGTAGTGTACCTTACTTCCTCACCCCCTACCCACCAAGTGCCCCACATCCTGCCCCCCACCTTGTACCCCAGAGCCCACACCCTGTACCCCCTGTACCCCACCCtgtgctcccccagccccccgtACCCAtgtcccagctgcagaggaCGCTTCGGCACAGCAGGCGCAGGcagagccctcccagctcctcctggcactCAGGGGGCACACGGGCTGTGGGCACACATGGGGGgtcagggcagggcagggacaccctgagACAGCCCCGCACTCCCCCTGTATCCCCACGTACCAACAGTGAGTGCACGGCTCAGCTCCCACGCCGCGGTGACAGTGGCTCCGGGGGTGGCAGGAGGAGTGCCCGGGCTGTCCCCCAGCACAGCGCCCGCAGCCTCCCAGAGCAGCACGCGGTACCGGGCACTCAGTGCGGtggccgcggggccgcgggcaGCGTCCAGCCACCGTACGGCCTTCCAGCCACCTGCACTgcccggccgcagccccgggaccaGCCCCAGGGGCTCGGGGCTCTCCGACAACACCGGCTGCCACAGGCTGTCAGCTGAGgccaccagcaccccaaaaacGTGTCCCATCAGCTCCTCGTCCTCCTGGCACAGCGCCTGCAGCTCAGCCGCCAGCGCTGGTGGCACCTctgctccagaaggttctgtgtcCATTCCCATGCCCATCCCCACAGCGTTGCGTCCTGGTGGCCACGGCACCACCACGTCCTTCCAGCAGATGTGTCCATCCCTGATGTCCCCATCCTGGGGCcacaggaggggctggagcctctGGGCCACGGTCCGGCCACGCTCGGCCGCCAGCAACTGCAGCACCCCACCCACTGTGAAGGCACTGGGGGCCTTCCCCTCAGGGCCCAGCTCCTCCGCCAGCCCCTGCACCACGTGGTTGTAGATCTCCAGCCCCTGGAAGAGGTCAGCCAGGCACTCAGAGGCCGGGGCGGGGGTGCCGGGGCGGCCGAGCTCCTGCAGCCGTCCCTCGATGTGTTGCCTGGCCAGGCGTGCGGCCGTCAGGgcgggcagcagcagcgcccACCGCATGTGCACCACGGCCTCGCCCCGGCGCCTTGGCAGCGCCCGCAGCCACGCGTCCGCCCGCAGCCGCCGCAGCAGCGCAGCCCAGTGCCCCGCGTGTGCCcgcagctccaggcacagctcctgcagcgcCGGCGCGGGGTCCCCAGGCTCTCCGGGCCTCGGCAGCGCCAGCAGCCGCCGTAGGAAGTCAGAGGAGGCCTTGAGGCGTCGGGTGAAGTCGCGGGCCAGGCGGAGCTGGTGACGGTGCTGCAGTAGCCCGtgcagggctgctccccgctccgccacgcGCTGCCGCACGGCGTCCTCGGAGAAGTCACCGGCACCGCTGGGATGGGGCCGCACGTACCCCAGGAAAGTCTCGGTGCGAGGGTCCTCCCAGACGCAGAGGCAGCGGCGCAGCCCCAGGAAGCTTTGCTCCAGTGGGACCACGATGGACGCTGCTTCATCCTCATCCTCGTGGTCATCCTCATCACCGTCACCGCGCCGGCACGACCGCGGGGACAGCAGGCGCCGCAGTCCCGGGGTGACACAACTGCGCAGCATGGCCTCTGCCCGCTGCAGGGAGCGTGCCAGAGGGCCCCGCGACCCGCCTGGGGGGCACGGGACCCTCAGGGACCATGGCGTAGGGTGGGAACCCCAAAGTGCAGCACAGAACCTCAGTGTGGGGCAGCGCCTGCCCACACCTCCCCGTTACTGCCACAGTGCCACCCTAACCCTGAGACACCCAGGACCCCCCGTTACATTCCCCACAGGCCTCCTAGGACCTCCATAGTCCATtggtgtccctgcagccccccaggacCTCGCAGCCCACTGGGGTCCCCATAGCCCGCCACACACCATCAATACTCCCCCAAGGACCCTGAACCCCATTAGGACCCTCCACACTCCTCCAGGACCACGCGCCCCATCAGGATCCCCGCAGCCCCCCAGAACCCGTTGTGGTCCCCACAGCCCTCGGGGGTCTCACCGGGCTCGGGCGGCTCCCCGCGGGCAGCCCCATCGCCCGGTCCCGGCCGGGccgtcagcagcagcaggatgaggcCGCCCAGGCCGGCGTCGCCCACCTGGAGGAGGACGGGGGGCTTAGGACCCCCGGGCCGGGGCGAGGGGCGGGGCCATCCCGGACCCCGCCCATTACTGACCACGCCCCCAACAGTGACCGCGCCCTCACCACGCCCCAGACCACGCCCCACAAGCGCCTGCTGTGACCACGCCCCCAACCATGACCGGCCGtcttggccccgccccgccccctgtGCCGTTGCCATGGAGacacagcactgcctgggcCCGGTAcccccccgccccaccccgTTACCGGCCCGGCCCCACCGCTGCCCCGTGAGGGCTGTCCGAGCCCCCCTGCCCCTAGCGGCCTCACCTGCAGACATAGCTCTCCGCCGCGCCGCTCAGCGCCGCCGGCGTCCATGCCGGGCCATCCCGGGGGCGGCGGCAGCAAAGAGGCTTAGGCCGCGCCCTCGCTAATCCGGAGGGCTGGGCCAAACCGGCCGCCAGGAGGGGCCCGGCGTGGGGGGCGGGACgagcggcggggggcggccgggtCCACGGCCTTGAGGCAGGAGGGGATGGCGGGAGAAGATGTGGAGCCCCGGTCCTGCGCTGTGCGGGCCCTGCGGGCCGCCGTCCTGCCCGCACCCAACATGGCGGCCGGGCGGCCTCAACCGGCGCCGTGACGTTTTTCCGGTAGGCCCCGTGATGCGATTCTGAGgagcggcggtggcggcggctcTTGGCGATGTGGGGCTCGGCCGGGACGCGGGATGGCGACGGGCCCGGGCCCGGACTAGGCGGCTCCGGCTTCGGGGCTGCCCCCGCTGCctgcccctggggctgcacGCCCGGGCCCGCTGGCTGGAGCGGCGGTACGGGTCGTAGCGGGGCCCGGGGGGCGCAGGGGTGGGAACCCGGAGCCGGGCCTGGTGGCGGCCTGGTTTCGGTTCCGCCTCCGCCGGCTCATGGGTGTTTCCGCTTCCCACAGCGCCTTTCTGCCCCTGGCACCGTATGTCCAGCTTCGGCGGCCTCCCGGTGCCGTCGCAGGGCCCCTCCCAGACTGTGATCAAGTATAAGACGGGGGAGCTGTGTCTGCTCTGGGACGACGGTGAGTGGggcgggggctgccggggggTCCCCACTCTCGGGAGTTGCCAGGGGAGGGGGAACTGGGTGGGGGCTGCTGGTGTCCGGTGCCTGGAACTGCTCCTCACATCCCCCGTTCTCCTGCCAGGCCCCAGGGTGGATTACTACCAGCTGCAGGATGACGACGGCGATGGAAATGACGATTACGATGAGAACGAGTTCGACACAGATTACGAGGACCGGGGCGATTTCTGGGATGTTCCTGTCGCAGAGGGGCCCGTTCCCTACAGATACTGTGGCTTCCGGAAGTCCTTCCTGTGCTCGGAGCCGCCTCCACAGCTCCCCCGGACCTCTCCGACCGCCCTGGATGCGCTGCTCGACCGGCTGCCCACACCCTGCCGGACCAGCCTCACGGCAGAGGTGGGGAATcccccctcctgctctccagggGCTGAGGGGTCCCGGTTTGACATCACGGGAGGGGTCCCACCTCGTGGTCCCGGGGACATCCTGACTCAGGGTATCCTTCCTGCAGGAGGCCGAGAGGAACGCGCAGGAGCTGGTGGCGGAGGAGGAGAGGGCgaagaggaaagcagagaagaagaagctgaagaagaaGGTGAGTGAGCTCTGGGAaggggcactgccagcccctggGGATTTGGGTCGCTGCTTCTTAGAGTGCTGCCAGCAGGTCCCTGAGCTCGGGGATCTGAGTTGAGGGTGAGGGCTGAGGGCGGTGGGGTTGTGGGGACTGCATTTCTCTGCCTGACACCTGCTCATGGGTCCACATTCTCCCtttccagaaacaaaaagacagaaagaagcGGGAGAAACTGGGTCAAGAGCTGAAGAACAAAGAGAACACTGACCTTGTGAGTGACCAGTTCGGCCGCCTCGTGCTGTTCTGGGAGTCCCCAGAGATGAGGCCAGGCTGCATCCCCTACCCCAGGCACCTTACCCCCTCCCTCTCCTTGCAGAGCCCCCCGAGTTGCCCTGCGGGCACTGGGCCCCCCCCGAATGGtgctgaggaggagggatgCTGCCCAAAGCCCTCTCCGTGCCCTGGGGACTCCCCAGTCCCTTCAGGGGAGCCTGGTCCAGAGGACACGGAGGTGACAGAGGTGAGGGACGGTTACCCCAGGGGAGCCATCTGGGGGTGGGGGCTCCagaggctctgcctgcccatctctccctgcttccccaggaggagctggaccTGAGCTGCACCTTCGTCTGCAAAGCACGGGAGAAGGCGGGGGTCCGGCTGCCCCCCCCAGGCAGTGACCGGTCCCCTGGGACCCAGAACATGGAGCCAAGCAGGAAGGTGCCAGAGAAGGGGAATGGGGACCCTGAGGAGAGGcctgtgcccccccagcccctccagcccagggcccccagccccagcacggtAGAGCAGAGCCTGATGCTCGCAGGTCAGTGCAGGGACCCCCAGAGGGGTGAGGGGAGGACATTGGGGGCTCTCCCTGCTTCTCCCCAGCTCagcggggctgtgccagggggactGTCCCTCCCTGGGGAGATTTGTGTCCTCACTAACCACCCTTGTGTCACCTCCCCAGGCCATGGGATCGCAGCGGCCCAGGTGGGCCAACACACTGAGGCTGTTTATGCTTTCACCGTCGCCCTGGAGCTGAACCCCCAGGAACACCGGTGAGCAGAGGGGTCTTGGGGTGGcctggggatcctggggtgGGAGGGACAGGCTGCAGTGACACCCCCATCCCCACAGGCTCCTGGGGAACCGCTCGTActgcctggagaagctgggTCGATACGAGGAGGCGCTGGCGGATGCGGAGGCGGCGCTGGCACTGCGGCCGGGCTGGCCCAAGGGCTCTTTCCGCAAGGGCAAGGCCCTGCGGGGGCTTCAGGTACCTGGGGTGGCTTCAGGGACTGTGGGGCTGGCTGGAGGGGGTGGGGATCTTGGGGTGGGGCCTGGTGGGTGCCATGGCTgggtgaggggctgcagggtgcCAGGAGTGAGTATGGGGCTTTCAGAGTGGCTGCAGGGTGCTGTGGGCTATTGTTGGGATCAGATTGGGGGTTGAGGGGtgctgtggggagctgtggggtgctATGGCTGCATGGGTTGTGTTAGGTGTGAATTGGGGCTGTGGGATGCCACGGCTGGGAGGACTGGGCAGGGGACTGTGGGGGTGCTGCAGGGTTTTAGTGGAGTGAGGCTGGACTGGGGGATGTCAGTGAGGCTTTGAGGTGCCATTTGGGCTGGGTGGGGAGTGTGGGGTGCCTGTGGGGCCAGGCAGGGGGCTGTAGGTGCCTTCTGGCCCCCAGCGCTACGCCGAGGCTGCACGCACCtttgaggagctgctgctgcaggatgggGCCTGTGCCGAGGTAGCCACGCAGCTGGAAGCCTGCCGGGCCCTGCTGCAGGTAAGACCCCCTTTCCCAAGCCCCCATCCCCTGCCCCCTGTCCTGCTGTGCCCCCTATGCCTCACCCCTGTCCCCTCACAGCAGTGCAGCCGCCCCGGGGGTGTCCTGGTGTCCCCCTTCCTGCTCAAGGCTAAGGAGCCGCTGTTTCTCCCGGGTAAGGGACAGGGGTGGGTGGGTTGAGGGGGCCTCGGGGGTATCCCTGTGGGTGCTCAACCCCTCTGGCCCCTCAGCAGCAAGAGGGGTgaccaggagctgccaggacaCAAGTGGCACCAGTGTGACGGGAGGCAGCGCTGGGAGCCCCACACGAGACCCAGAACCTGCTGTGACCAGTGGCCACCTGACACTGCCACCGAACCACCCTGCCAAGTACGGGTGTCTGGTGATGTGGGGGGGGCACCCAGAGTGCCCgtggggcagtgctggctctgTTGACACTAGGATGGCTCTTGGCAGGGACTGCTTCCCGCTCTGGGTGGGCAATGTCACCTCCCACATCAACGAGAAGGTGCTGTATCATGCCTTTGGCCGGTGAGTAACCCCCAGGACCTTTCCCCCTCAAGCCCCTGGCATAGCCTTGGTGACCCCCAAGCTCCccatctctgtctctgtcctcatttttggtggttttgacCTGCAAGGGATGCTTGGGGAGGAGCCTCTGACACACACACTGCCCCCAGGTTTGGGGGTCCCTATCCCACAGCTTGGGGTGTCTTTAACTGTTCCTCCTCAGGTTTGGGCGTGTCTGTTCCCCCATTCTGCAGAATTGGGGGTGTCTCACTCTCTCCATCTTTGGAGGTATTTCATCCTTCCCAGGCTGTTGAGGGTTGCTAAACCTGCTTTGCATGTTTGAGGGCCTCTGACCCTCCCACCCTGCAGGTTTGGGGGTCTCTAACTCTCCTCCTTCCCATTTAGGAATCTCTAACTGTTGCCCCCCAGGTTCGGGGAGATCCGCTCCATGCAGTTGCTCCGAGGGCGCCACTGTGCCTTCATTAACTTCTCCCGGAAGGCGGAGGCCGAGGAGGCCTACAGAGCCATGCAGGTGAGCTGGGGGTGGCCCTGGGACACCCCGTCCCCACAGGGAACCTGTCCTGgtgccagctgccagctccttcTGTCCCCAGGGTGCCACCGTGGAGGGCAGCAAGCTGTTGCTACAACTCAAGCACCCGTCCCACGCCACCCCGGCCCCCCTGCCCCgtgccaggggcaggggcaTCCCCAGGGGGCTACTCAGCTGACCCTGCTCTGTTGGGGGGCTGCCAGGGCCCCCCCTCACCTGCCTGTGCCTTGTCCCCCACTGCTGGGGGTGGGAATGTCTCCCCATTCTgccttgggggtgctgggggtcaGGGCCCATCCTGCAGCCCCTTGAGCTGGGGGGTGGGCCCGGGCTGTGCCCTGTGGCCCCTCAGGGATTTGTACCCTTTGTACaagttttttaataaaactgggatttgtttttctctctcgcCTTCCTTTGAGCTGGTGTCCCCCAGTCTCTCTGCCACCCCTCCCCACTGCAGTCTTGGACCCTCactgctccagccctcccaTGTCCCTGCCTACCCCGTGTCCCCCCTCTGTCCCCCGTCACCCCCCCATGTCACTCCAGCCCCGAGGGACAGTAAAGGGGGGGTCTCCAGCCCCCTCTTAATGTCACTGGCTGGTGACAGGAgcttcgggggggggggggggtgtgacAGGCGTGAGATCAAATACAATTTGATTAATATGCAGATTGAGGGGGCAGGGGCGGCCGCAGCCGGTAATTAATCACGGGTTAAAACAAATTAATGCCCGCGGTGGGAGGTGCTCGCCCGGAAAAAAGTGGGGGGTGGGAGGCTCTGGGGTCCATATTAAGGTGTCGCCTTTATTGCAAATATTTACACCGGGGCcgatagaaaataaaattttaaaaaaacaatggaaagacaaacaaaaaaaaaccaaaaaaaaccaacccgaAACAGGGTGCACcgagggggcggggctgggctcGGCTCCGGTCGGAACCGAGCCGAGTGGATACAGTGGAGCCGAGTGAGTCCGAACGGACCCGAGTGCACCCGAACGGAGCCGAACGGAGTCCAGCGGATCCGAACGGAGCGGTCTCGGCCTGAACGGACCCGAGTGAATCCGAACTCAGCCGAGCCGGCCCGAATGGACCCGCGTGGATCCAAACGGAGCAGTCTCGGTCCGAATGTAGCCGAGTGGATCCGAACGGAGCCGAACGGAGCCGAGCGTGCTCGGCTCAGTCCGCCACGTCGATCTCCTCCTCCGAGAGCTCGGCGGATTCTGTGGTCCCGGTGCCGGTACCGGGAGCCCCCGGGGGCTCGGGCAGCCCcgccagctgctgcagggcggCGGGAGGCAGCGCCTGCAGCGAGGCCACGTCCGCCCGCAGCTCCTCCAGGTCCCGCTTGAGCTTGGCGCGGCGATTCTGGAACCAGGTGATGACCTGAGCGGCGGAGAGCGCCAGCCGCGCCGCCAGCGCGTCCCGGTCCACCGGGGAGAGGTAGCGCTGCCGCCGGAAtcgctgctccagctcccgcAGCTGCTGCGCCGTGAACGCGGTCCGGGACTTGCGACGCTTTC
Proteins encoded in this region:
- the TTC31 gene encoding tetratricopeptide repeat protein 31 isoform X2, with amino-acid sequence MWGSAGTRDGDGPGPGLGGSGFGAAPAACPWGCTPGPAGWSGAPFCPWHRMSSFGGLPVPSQGPSQTVIKYKTGELCLLWDDGPRVDYYQLQDDDGDGNDDYDENEFDTDYEDRGDFWDVPVAEGPVPYRYCGFRKSFLCSEPPPQLPRTSPTALDALLDRLPTPCRTSLTAEEAERNAQELVAEEERAKRKAEKKKLKKKKQKDRKKREKLGQELKNKENTDLSPPSCPAGTGPPPNGAEEEGCCPKPSPCPGDSPVPSGEPGPEDTEVTEEELDLSCTFVCKAREKAGVRLPPPGSDRSPGTQNMEPSRKVPEKGNGDPEERPVPPQPLQPRAPSPSTVEQSLMLAGHGIAAAQVGQHTEAVYAFTVALELNPQEHRLLGNRSYCLEKLGRYEEALADAEAALALRPGWPKGSFRKGKALRGLQRYAEAARTFEELLLQDGACAEVATQLEACRALLQQCSRPGGVLVSPFLLKAKEPLFLPAARGVTRSCQDTSGTSVTGGSAGSPTRDPEPAVTSGHLTLPPNHPAKDCFPLWVGNVTSHINEKVLYHAFGRFGRVCSPILQNWGCLTLSIFGGISSFPGC
- the CCDC142 gene encoding coiled-coil domain-containing protein 142, with amino-acid sequence MDAGGAERRGGELCLQVGDAGLGGLILLLLTARPGPGDGAARGEPPEPGGSRGPLARSLQRAEAMLRSCVTPGLRRLLSPRSCRRGDGDEDDHEDEDEAASIVVPLEQSFLGLRRCLCVWEDPRTETFLGYVRPHPSGAGDFSEDAVRQRVAERGAALHGLLQHRHQLRLARDFTRRLKASSDFLRRLLALPRPGEPGDPAPALQELCLELRAHAGHWAALLRRLRADAWLRALPRRRGEAVVHMRWALLLPALTAARLARQHIEGRLQELGRPGTPAPASECLADLFQGLEIYNHVVQGLAEELGPEGKAPSAFTVGGVLQLLAAERGRTVAQRLQPLLWPQDGDIRDGHICWKDVVVPWPPGRNAVGMGMGMDTEPSGAEVPPALAAELQALCQEDEELMGHVFGVLVASADSLWQPVLSESPEPLGLVPGLRPGSAGGWKAVRWLDAARGPAATALSARYRVLLWEAAGAVLGDSPGTPPATPGATVTAAWELSRALTVARVPPECQEELGGLCLRLLCRSVLCSWDMDFTRALGSGLSDKCLEVPEGPPGPGCSRTAQQLQCLFPAVALALRCLCLLPTRPHAPPGGLCLRLQVLGRCLAAVAAAHAWLTGRAGRYLAAWALPQFLLVTQGDLQVLKAEAEQLMVQVSGTFPEPGDIHGDSPLEPLPSPGSPWELQLCQQIRDMANSIQLFSRDVLRMFSTSCKRLSAEIFDQTMPLGRHWRLGPRAELPSSPSAYAAAAVQAVLGQVLQGAQALPHDAQAPTLARVTTAFLEAWMDHILTRRIKFSLQGALQLRRDFEAVRELVCSERSGLAPEARQALQALCVFQHTDAAVRCLLQQPGGLGGPPRGWSGLRRCCSDEGAHPLEPSTDPLPGQDPLEGLGPIPGTPVPAPQADLPSRPESPFPGSQQQWLSLRLHRARRWRVPGLPCVGNSPEG
- the TTC31 gene encoding tetratricopeptide repeat protein 31 isoform X3, whose product is MWGSAGTRDGDGPGPGLGGSGFGAAPAACPWGCTPGPAGWSGAPFCPWHRMSSFGGLPVPSQGPSQTVIKYKTGELCLLWDDGPRVDYYQLQDDDGDGNDDYDENEFDTDYEDRGDFWDVPVAEGPVPYRYCGFRKSFLCSEPPPQLPRTSPTALDALLDRLPTPCRTSLTAEEAERNAQELVAEEERAKRKAEKKKLKKKKQKDRKKREKLGQELKNKENTDLSPPSCPAGTGPPPNGAEEEGCCPKPSPCPGDSPVPSGEPGPEDTEVTEEELDLSCTFVCKAREKAGVRLPPPGSDRSPGTQNMEPSRKVPEKGNGDPEERPVPPQPLQPRAPSPSTVEQSLMLAGHGIAAAQVGQHTEAVYAFTVALELNPQEHRLLGNRSYCLEKLGRYEEALADAEAALALRPGWPKGSFRKGKALRGLQRYAEAARTFEELLLQDGACAEVATQLEACRALLQQCSRPGGVLVSPFLLKAKEPLFLPAARGVTRSCQDTSGTSVTGGSAGSPTRDPEPAVTSGHLTLPPNHPAKDCFPLWVGNVTSHINEKVLYHAFGRNL
- the TTC31 gene encoding tetratricopeptide repeat protein 31 isoform X1, with the translated sequence MWGSAGTRDGDGPGPGLGGSGFGAAPAACPWGCTPGPAGWSGAPFCPWHRMSSFGGLPVPSQGPSQTVIKYKTGELCLLWDDGPRVDYYQLQDDDGDGNDDYDENEFDTDYEDRGDFWDVPVAEGPVPYRYCGFRKSFLCSEPPPQLPRTSPTALDALLDRLPTPCRTSLTAEEAERNAQELVAEEERAKRKAEKKKLKKKKQKDRKKREKLGQELKNKENTDLSPPSCPAGTGPPPNGAEEEGCCPKPSPCPGDSPVPSGEPGPEDTEVTEEELDLSCTFVCKAREKAGVRLPPPGSDRSPGTQNMEPSRKVPEKGNGDPEERPVPPQPLQPRAPSPSTVEQSLMLAGHGIAAAQVGQHTEAVYAFTVALELNPQEHRLLGNRSYCLEKLGRYEEALADAEAALALRPGWPKGSFRKGKALRGLQRYAEAARTFEELLLQDGACAEVATQLEACRALLQQCSRPGGVLVSPFLLKAKEPLFLPAARGVTRSCQDTSGTSVTGGSAGSPTRDPEPAVTSGHLTLPPNHPAKDCFPLWVGNVTSHINEKVLYHAFGRFGEIRSMQLLRGRHCAFINFSRKAEAEEAYRAMQGATVEGSKLLLQLKHPSHATPAPLPRARGRGIPRGLLS